Proteins from a single region of Methyloterricola oryzae:
- the fdxB gene encoding ferredoxin III, nif-specific: MSEFSVVLPGGKVWVPQFVSEINQDKCIGCGRCYKVCGREVLNMVGMNEDGEMVQLSMDDEDDEDEYDKKVMSIANVDNCVGCEACAKICPKQCYTHGAVAA; encoded by the coding sequence ATGAGCGAATTCAGCGTAGTCCTCCCCGGAGGCAAGGTCTGGGTACCCCAGTTCGTCAGCGAGATCAATCAGGACAAGTGCATCGGCTGCGGCCGCTGCTACAAGGTCTGTGGCCGCGAGGTCCTCAACATGGTGGGGATGAACGAGGACGGCGAGATGGTGCAGCTCAGCATGGACGACGAGGATGACGAGGACGAGTACGACAAGAAGGTGATGTCCATCGCCAACGTGGACAACTGCGTCGGTTGCGAAGCCTGCGCCAAGATCTGCCCGAAGCAGTGCTACACCCACGGGGCGGTCGCGGCCTGA
- the lon gene encoding endopeptidase La, translating to MTTETLEKPTLDDRKVPVLPLRDVVVYPHMVIPLFIGRDKSIEALDQAMMNNKQILLVAQRNGEVDDPAIEDLFDVGTVSSILQLLKLPDGTVKLLVEGNRRCRLTNVELDGNHYVADIVPLTEGMTRSEQEVEALMRAAVNAFDHYVKLDQRASPEVLNSIAGIDDPVRLVDTIAGHLSSKLEDKQSILAMTDVVARFEKLIGLMEGQSDLMEMEKRIRGRVKEQMGKNQREYYLNEQMKAIQKELGDLDEAPNELEELRRKVDKAGMPKAARTKAETELNKLKLMSPMSAEATVVRNYLDWMVSVPWKKRSKVSFDLKKAEEILEAEHYGLDKVKERILEYLAVQQRVKNMKGPILCLVGPPGVGKTSLGQSIARATNRKYVRMALGGVRDEAEIRGHRRTYIGALPGKIVQNLSKVKTRNPLFLLDEIDKMAMDFRGDPASALLEVLDPAQNHTFNDHYLEVDFDLSEVMFLCTANTMNIPGPLLDRMEVIRIAGYTEDEKINIALRYLAPKQIRDNGLRDGEIQITETAVRDIIRYYTREAGVRSLEREIAKICRKVVKNLLLKPSTKRVLVTHRNLEQYLGVQRFRYGRAEENDQVGQVTGLAWTEVGGELLTIETAIMPGSGKQTYTGKLGDVMQESIRTAMTVARTRSEELGIAPNFYEKQDVHIHVPEGATPKDGPSAGIGMCTALVSALTRIPVRSDVAMTGEITLRGEVLPIGGLKEKLLAAHRGGIDTVLIPKENARDLVDIPRNVKQGLNIVPVRWIDEVLNIALQRMPEALDAPLAVESDATASPMAH from the coding sequence ATGACCACAGAAACCCTCGAAAAACCGACTCTGGATGACCGCAAGGTGCCGGTGCTGCCCCTGCGCGACGTGGTGGTTTATCCCCACATGGTTATTCCCCTGTTCATCGGGCGCGACAAGTCCATCGAGGCCCTGGATCAGGCCATGATGAACAACAAGCAGATTTTGCTGGTGGCGCAGCGCAACGGCGAAGTGGACGATCCTGCCATCGAAGATCTCTTCGACGTGGGCACCGTCTCCAGCATCCTGCAGTTGCTCAAGCTGCCGGACGGCACCGTCAAGCTGCTGGTGGAAGGCAATCGGCGCTGCCGGCTGACAAATGTCGAACTGGATGGCAACCACTACGTGGCGGACATTGTTCCTTTGACAGAAGGGATGACGCGCAGCGAGCAGGAGGTCGAGGCGCTCATGCGCGCCGCCGTCAACGCCTTCGACCACTATGTGAAGCTGGATCAGCGGGCATCGCCGGAAGTACTCAATTCGATCGCGGGCATCGACGACCCGGTGCGCCTGGTGGATACCATCGCCGGCCACTTGAGCAGCAAGCTGGAGGACAAGCAGTCGATCCTGGCGATGACCGATGTGGTGGCCCGCTTCGAGAAGCTGATCGGGTTGATGGAGGGTCAGTCCGACCTGATGGAGATGGAGAAGCGCATTCGGGGCCGGGTCAAGGAACAGATGGGCAAGAATCAGCGCGAGTACTACCTCAACGAGCAGATGAAAGCCATCCAGAAGGAGTTGGGGGACCTGGACGAGGCGCCCAACGAACTCGAGGAACTGCGGCGCAAGGTGGACAAGGCCGGCATGCCCAAGGCGGCGCGGACCAAGGCCGAGACCGAGTTGAACAAGCTCAAGCTGATGTCGCCCATGTCGGCGGAAGCCACGGTGGTGCGCAACTACCTGGACTGGATGGTCAGCGTGCCCTGGAAGAAGCGCAGCAAGGTGAGCTTCGATCTGAAGAAGGCCGAGGAGATCCTGGAAGCCGAGCACTATGGCCTGGACAAGGTCAAGGAACGCATCCTCGAGTATCTCGCGGTGCAGCAGCGCGTGAAGAACATGAAGGGCCCCATTCTCTGCCTGGTGGGACCGCCCGGCGTGGGAAAGACCTCCCTGGGGCAATCCATCGCCCGCGCCACCAACCGCAAGTATGTGCGCATGGCCCTGGGCGGCGTGCGTGACGAGGCCGAGATCCGCGGCCACCGCCGCACCTACATCGGCGCGCTACCGGGCAAGATCGTGCAGAACCTGTCCAAGGTGAAGACGCGCAATCCGCTGTTCCTGTTGGACGAGATCGACAAGATGGCGATGGATTTCCGCGGCGATCCCGCCTCGGCCCTGCTCGAGGTGCTGGACCCGGCGCAGAACCATACCTTCAACGATCATTATCTGGAGGTGGACTTCGACCTGTCCGAGGTGATGTTCCTGTGCACCGCCAACACCATGAACATCCCGGGGCCCTTGCTGGACCGCATGGAGGTGATCCGCATCGCCGGCTACACCGAGGATGAGAAGATCAACATCGCCCTGCGCTATCTGGCCCCCAAGCAGATCCGCGACAACGGCCTTCGGGACGGGGAGATCCAGATCACCGAAACGGCCGTGCGCGACATCATCCGTTACTACACCCGCGAGGCGGGCGTGCGCAGCCTTGAGCGCGAGATCGCCAAGATCTGCCGCAAGGTGGTGAAGAACCTGCTGCTCAAGCCCAGCACCAAGCGAGTGCTGGTCACTCACCGCAATCTGGAGCAGTACCTGGGGGTGCAGCGCTTCCGGTATGGCCGCGCCGAGGAGAACGACCAGGTGGGACAGGTCACGGGGCTGGCCTGGACCGAGGTGGGCGGCGAGTTGCTCACCATCGAGACGGCCATCATGCCGGGTTCTGGCAAACAGACCTATACCGGCAAGTTGGGCGATGTGATGCAGGAATCCATCCGGACCGCCATGACCGTCGCCCGGACGCGTTCGGAGGAATTGGGCATCGCGCCCAACTTCTATGAGAAACAGGACGTGCACATTCACGTGCCGGAGGGCGCGACCCCCAAGGATGGTCCCAGCGCCGGCATCGGCATGTGCACCGCCCTGGTCTCGGCGCTGACCAGGATCCCGGTGCGCTCCGACGTGGCAATGACCGGCGAGATCACCTTGCGCGGCGAGGTGCTGCCCATTGGTGGCCTCAAGGAGAAGCTGCTGGCGGCGCACCGGGGCGGCATCGACACGGTGCTGATCCCTAAGGAGAACGCGCGGGACCTGGTGGATATCCCGCGCAACGTCAAGCAGGGCCTCAATATCGTGCCGGTGCGCTGGATCGACGAGGTGTTGAACATCGCGCTGCAGCGCATGCCGGAAGCCCTGGATGCGCCCCTGGCGGTCGAGAGCGACGCCACCGCTTCGCCCATGGCGCACTGA
- the nifX gene encoding nitrogen fixation protein NifX — protein MKVAFATQDLQRVDAHFGWAKNIAIYELSADSYRFIEAVQFEGDLQEDGNEDKLAPKLEAIGDCAILYVAAIGGSGAARVVALGIHPMKVPQPEPIVDLLEKLQGVLKGTPPPWLRKVLAKDNKGEEREFDFEDEEEVKHA, from the coding sequence ATGAAAGTGGCATTTGCTACACAGGATCTGCAGCGGGTCGACGCCCATTTCGGCTGGGCCAAGAACATCGCGATCTACGAGCTGTCCGCCGACAGCTACCGTTTCATCGAGGCCGTCCAGTTCGAGGGCGACCTGCAGGAGGACGGCAATGAGGACAAGCTGGCGCCCAAGCTGGAGGCCATCGGCGATTGCGCCATCCTCTACGTGGCGGCGATTGGCGGCTCCGGCGCGGCCCGCGTGGTGGCCCTCGGCATCCATCCCATGAAAGTGCCCCAGCCCGAGCCCATCGTCGACCTGCTGGAAAAGCTGCAGGGAGTCCTCAAGGGCACGCCCCCGCCCTGGTTGCGCAAAGTGCTGGCCAAGGACAACAAGGGCGAAGAACGCGAATTCGATTTTGAAGATGAAGAAGAGGTGAAACATGCCTGA
- a CDS encoding CCE_0567 family metalloprotein gives MSGEEDVKAKLKKLNAQATALKMDLHDLAEDLPTGWEKIPEVAQKAFEAYRDLDAFRKASA, from the coding sequence ATGTCTGGGGAAGAAGACGTCAAGGCCAAGCTGAAAAAGCTCAACGCGCAGGCCACCGCCCTGAAGATGGACCTGCACGATCTGGCCGAAGATCTGCCCACCGGCTGGGAGAAGATCCCCGAGGTTGCGCAGAAAGCATTCGAGGCATACCGCGATCTGGATGCCTTTCGTAAAGCCAGCGCCTAG
- the apaG gene encoding Co2+/Mg2+ efflux protein ApaG, whose protein sequence is MRSKARSLQVEVRTVYLGEESHPDAERYTFAYTVTMKNNGTIPAKLLGRRWVITDANGKVVEVVGEGVVGEHPYLRPGEAFEYTSAATIATPVGSMHGSYQMLADDGVPFEAPIAAFSLSIPRRLH, encoded by the coding sequence ATGAGAAGCAAAGCGCGGTCATTGCAGGTCGAGGTCAGAACCGTTTATCTGGGCGAGGAATCCCACCCCGATGCGGAGCGCTACACCTTCGCCTATACCGTGACCATGAAGAACAACGGCACTATTCCCGCGAAACTGCTGGGGCGGCGTTGGGTGATTACCGACGCCAATGGCAAGGTCGTGGAAGTGGTGGGCGAGGGCGTGGTGGGCGAGCACCCTTACCTGCGCCCCGGCGAGGCTTTTGAATACACCAGCGCCGCCACCATCGCCACGCCTGTGGGAAGCATGCACGGCAGCTACCAGATGCTGGCCGATGACGGTGTCCCGTTCGAGGCGCCGATCGCCGCATTCAGTCTGTCGATTCCGCGCAGGCTCCATTGA
- the clpP gene encoding ATP-dependent Clp endopeptidase proteolytic subunit ClpP, whose product MNITNLSDNTPYQTRAAGGLVPVVIEQSARGERAFDIYSRLLKERVIFLVGQVEDYMANLVIAQLLFLESENPDKDIHLYINSPGGLVTAGLAIYDTMQFIKPDVSTLCIGQAASMGALLLAGGAAGKRYSLPHSRVMIHQPLGGFQGQASDIDIHAREILATRDRLNHILAHHTGQPLERIQVDTDRDNFMSGQDAAAYGLIDKVLTSREAAAAEA is encoded by the coding sequence ATGAACATAACGAACCTTAGCGACAACACGCCTTATCAGACCCGCGCCGCCGGAGGCCTGGTGCCGGTGGTCATCGAACAGTCCGCTCGCGGCGAGCGCGCCTTCGACATCTATTCGCGCCTGCTCAAGGAGCGGGTCATCTTCCTGGTGGGCCAGGTGGAAGACTACATGGCCAACCTGGTCATCGCCCAGTTGCTGTTCCTGGAGTCGGAAAACCCCGACAAGGACATCCATCTCTACATCAATTCCCCGGGGGGCTTGGTGACGGCGGGGCTGGCCATCTACGACACCATGCAGTTCATCAAGCCTGACGTCAGCACCCTGTGCATCGGCCAGGCGGCCAGCATGGGCGCACTGCTGCTGGCCGGTGGCGCGGCGGGCAAGCGCTATTCGCTGCCCCATTCGCGCGTGATGATCCACCAGCCCCTGGGCGGCTTCCAGGGCCAGGCTAGCGACATTGACATCCATGCCCGCGAAATTCTCGCCACCCGGGACCGGCTCAATCATATCCTGGCCCACCACACCGGCCAGCCCCTGGAGCGCATTCAGGTGGATACAGATCGCGACAACTTCATGAGCGGACAGGACGCCGCTGCCTACGGCCTTATCGACAAGGTGTTGACCAGCCGCGAGGCGGCAGCCGCCGAAGCCTAG
- the nifN gene encoding nitrogenase iron-molybdenum cofactor biosynthesis protein NifN, which translates to MAKVTSSSKACAVNPLKMSQPIGSALAYMGIKNCMPLFHGSQGCTSFGLVLFVRHFKEAIPLQTTAMSEVATVLGGLENVEQAIVTIANRQKPSIIGISSTGVTETKGDDVDGYLKLIREKHPELDHIKLVYVSTPDFKDAFQDGWAKTVTKMIEQLVDAQPADAAREPGKVNILPGAHLTPGDLDELRDILDGFGLEAVILPDLSGSLDGHVPDDFTPTTIGGISLDEIAAMGLSQHTIAIGEQMRDAALAMEKKTGVPFTLFDRLTGLEVNDRFISLCAQLSDRPVPNKIKRQRSQLVDAMLDGHFHFGGKKIAIGAEPDLLWTLSQWITEMGSHVTAAVTTTGSPLLEQVPTEEVLIGDLEDLEARAKDCNLLVTHSHGRQAAERLKIPFYRIGIPMFDRLGAAHQTIVGYRGTRDLIFEIANMFIADGHEPTPDTWALSESNGHAGETAVTAH; encoded by the coding sequence ATGGCCAAAGTCACCAGTTCCAGCAAGGCCTGCGCGGTCAATCCGCTCAAGATGAGCCAGCCCATCGGCAGCGCGCTGGCCTACATGGGTATCAAGAACTGCATGCCCCTGTTCCACGGTTCCCAGGGGTGCACCTCCTTCGGCCTGGTGCTGTTCGTGCGCCACTTCAAGGAGGCCATTCCCCTGCAGACCACCGCCATGAGCGAAGTCGCCACGGTGCTCGGTGGTCTGGAGAACGTGGAGCAGGCCATCGTCACCATTGCCAACCGGCAGAAGCCCTCGATCATCGGCATTTCGTCCACCGGCGTCACCGAGACCAAGGGCGATGACGTGGACGGCTATTTGAAGCTCATCCGCGAGAAGCACCCGGAACTGGACCACATCAAGCTGGTGTATGTGTCCACGCCGGATTTCAAGGACGCCTTCCAGGACGGCTGGGCCAAGACCGTCACCAAGATGATCGAGCAATTGGTGGATGCCCAACCCGCCGACGCGGCGCGAGAACCGGGCAAGGTCAACATCCTGCCGGGGGCGCACCTGACGCCGGGCGACCTGGATGAACTGCGCGACATCCTCGACGGCTTCGGACTGGAAGCGGTGATACTGCCGGATCTGTCCGGTTCCCTGGACGGCCACGTGCCGGACGATTTCACCCCCACCACCATCGGTGGCATTTCCCTGGACGAGATCGCGGCCATGGGCCTGTCGCAGCACACCATCGCGATCGGCGAGCAGATGCGCGATGCCGCCCTCGCCATGGAAAAGAAGACCGGCGTGCCCTTCACCCTGTTCGACCGGCTCACCGGGCTGGAAGTCAACGACCGCTTCATCAGCCTCTGCGCGCAGCTCAGCGACAGGCCGGTGCCCAACAAGATCAAGCGTCAGCGCAGCCAGTTGGTGGACGCCATGCTGGACGGGCACTTCCATTTCGGCGGCAAGAAAATCGCCATCGGCGCCGAGCCCGATCTGCTCTGGACCTTGAGCCAATGGATCACCGAGATGGGCTCGCATGTCACCGCCGCCGTGACCACCACGGGCTCGCCCTTGCTGGAGCAGGTTCCCACTGAGGAAGTTCTGATCGGCGATCTGGAGGACCTGGAAGCGCGGGCCAAGGACTGCAATCTCCTGGTCACCCATTCCCACGGGCGGCAGGCGGCCGAGCGACTGAAGATTCCTTTCTACCGCATCGGCATCCCCATGTTCGACCGCCTGGGCGCGGCGCACCAGACCATCGTCGGCTACCGCGGCACACGCGATCTGATCTTCGAGATCGCCAATATGTTCATCGCCGACGGCCATGAACCCACGCCCGACACCTGGGCATTATCGGAGAGCAATGGCCATGCTGGCGAGACGGCGGTTACGGCTCATTAA
- the clpX gene encoding ATP-dependent Clp protease ATP-binding subunit ClpX: protein MSEDKGGKDSGKTLYCSFCGKSQHEVKKLIAGPAVFVCDECVELCNDIIREELDGKAAEVAGSLPKPKEIKGVLDEYVIGQDRAKRILAVAVYNHYKRLRAQGRKSDVELAKSNILLVGPTGSGKTLLAETLARVLDVPFTIADATTLTEAGYVGEDVESIIQKILQKCDWDVEKAESSIVYIDEIDKIARKSDNPSITRDVSGEGVQQALLKLIEGTIASVPPQGGRKHPQQELVQVNTANILFICGGAFAGLEKTIRSRAEKGGIGFSAEVKSKDERANVGEILAGVEAEDLIRYGLIPEFVGRLPVLATLEELDEDALVQILTEPKNALVKQYGRLFEMEDCELEFRPEALKLIAQRALERKTGARGLRTIIEHALLDTMYDLPSEDLVNKVVVDERVIKGEAQPLMIYRNDEKQCASA, encoded by the coding sequence ATGAGTGAAGACAAAGGCGGCAAAGATTCCGGCAAGACGCTTTACTGCTCCTTCTGCGGCAAGAGCCAGCACGAGGTGAAGAAACTCATCGCAGGGCCCGCGGTGTTCGTGTGCGACGAATGCGTCGAGCTTTGCAACGACATCATCCGTGAGGAACTCGACGGCAAGGCGGCGGAAGTGGCAGGCAGTCTGCCCAAGCCCAAGGAAATCAAGGGCGTGCTGGATGAGTACGTGATCGGTCAGGACCGCGCCAAGCGCATCCTGGCGGTGGCGGTCTACAACCACTACAAGCGACTGCGTGCCCAGGGCCGCAAGAGCGACGTGGAACTGGCCAAGAGCAACATCCTGCTGGTAGGGCCCACCGGTTCGGGCAAGACCCTGCTGGCGGAAACTTTGGCCCGGGTGCTGGACGTGCCCTTCACCATCGCCGACGCCACCACCCTGACCGAGGCAGGCTACGTGGGGGAGGACGTGGAGAGCATCATCCAGAAGATCCTGCAGAAGTGCGACTGGGACGTGGAGAAGGCCGAGTCCAGCATCGTCTACATCGACGAGATCGACAAGATCGCGCGCAAGTCCGACAACCCCTCGATCACCCGCGATGTGTCGGGCGAAGGTGTGCAGCAGGCTTTGCTCAAGCTGATCGAGGGCACCATTGCCTCGGTTCCGCCCCAGGGCGGACGCAAGCATCCGCAGCAGGAATTGGTGCAGGTGAATACCGCCAACATCCTGTTCATCTGCGGCGGCGCCTTCGCCGGGCTGGAGAAGACCATCCGCTCCCGCGCCGAGAAGGGCGGCATCGGTTTCTCCGCCGAGGTGAAGTCCAAGGACGAACGCGCCAACGTGGGCGAGATCCTGGCGGGCGTCGAGGCCGAGGACCTGATCCGCTATGGCCTGATTCCGGAATTCGTCGGCCGCCTCCCGGTGCTCGCGACCCTGGAGGAACTGGACGAGGACGCTTTGGTGCAGATCCTTACCGAGCCCAAGAATGCCCTGGTCAAGCAGTATGGCCGGCTGTTCGAGATGGAGGACTGCGAACTGGAGTTCCGCCCCGAGGCGCTGAAGCTCATTGCGCAGCGCGCCCTGGAACGCAAGACCGGCGCGCGCGGCCTGCGCACCATCATCGAGCACGCCTTGCTGGACACCATGTACGACCTGCCCTCGGAAGACCTCGTGAACAAAGTCGTGGTGGACGAGCGGGTTATCAAGGGCGAGGCGCAGCCCCTGATGATCTACCGCAACGACGAGAAGCAATGCGCGTCGGCTTGA
- the ygfZ gene encoding CAF17-like 4Fe-4S cluster assembly/insertion protein YgfZ, translating into MAAGEAIAMIETLPALEAPEAWCASLEQAGAVFEAGAVVSYVDAVAELAEARAAGVLADLSHFGLICVEGPEAQKFLGSLFTGEVKQVTPGQGQFTSWCDGKGRMLATFWLFIRGDAYYLLLPKTQMATTVARLKQFLLRTKAGISDASANLVRLGLSGAELGERLASILGAALPVVRGETVELGGCTFLSLPAAGQPRWLALGPADLMQALWGDTVKSARPVGKAAWDLLDILAGVPMLLPETSGEFIPQMLDLEALGGLSFKKGCYPGQEVVARLQYRGQLKRRMYSASVAADSPPEPGTKLYGTGTSESVGMVLSAATQEPGRSAVLAVVVIEQRTAGGAIRVGSPEGPALEFADVEPLAGA; encoded by the coding sequence ATGGCAGCCGGAGAAGCGATAGCGATGATTGAAACCCTGCCGGCCCTGGAGGCGCCCGAGGCCTGGTGCGCCAGTCTGGAGCAGGCGGGCGCCGTCTTCGAGGCGGGGGCGGTGGTCAGTTATGTAGACGCGGTGGCGGAACTCGCGGAGGCGCGTGCTGCTGGCGTGCTGGCTGACCTGTCCCATTTCGGGCTGATCTGCGTCGAAGGTCCCGAGGCCCAGAAGTTCCTGGGCAGCCTCTTCACCGGCGAGGTGAAGCAGGTGACGCCGGGCCAGGGCCAGTTCACCAGTTGGTGCGACGGCAAGGGCAGGATGCTCGCCACCTTCTGGCTCTTCATCCGCGGGGACGCTTATTACCTGCTGCTGCCCAAGACCCAGATGGCTACCACCGTGGCGCGCCTCAAGCAGTTCCTGCTGCGTACCAAGGCCGGCATCAGCGACGCCAGCGCCAACTTGGTGCGCCTGGGCCTTTCCGGCGCGGAGCTGGGCGAACGCCTTGCCTCAATCTTGGGCGCGGCGTTGCCTGTGGTGCGCGGTGAGACGGTCGAATTGGGCGGTTGCACCTTTCTGTCCTTACCCGCGGCGGGGCAGCCGCGCTGGCTGGCGCTGGGCCCGGCCGACCTCATGCAGGCCTTGTGGGGCGACACGGTCAAATCCGCACGGCCTGTAGGGAAAGCGGCATGGGACTTGCTGGATATCCTTGCGGGGGTTCCCATGCTGTTGCCGGAGACCAGTGGCGAATTCATCCCGCAGATGCTGGATCTGGAGGCCCTCGGTGGCCTGAGTTTCAAGAAGGGCTGCTACCCCGGCCAGGAGGTGGTGGCGCGACTGCAATACCGCGGGCAGCTCAAGCGTCGCATGTATTCCGCCAGCGTGGCTGCCGATTCACCCCCGGAACCTGGCACCAAGTTGTATGGAACCGGCACCAGCGAGAGCGTCGGCATGGTGCTCTCGGCGGCAACGCAGGAACCCGGCCGCAGCGCTGTGCTCGCGGTGGTCGTGATCGAGCAGAGGACGGCTGGTGGCGCGATCCGCGTGGGCAGCCCCGAAGGTCCCGCCCTGGAATTTGCGGATGTCGAGCCGTTGGCTGGCGCCTGA
- a CDS encoding nitrogen fixation protein NifQ, which yields MLARNDYVSYDPLLIHARDPADPVTLAFASAIGLARSSSRMPGKGGFGLDLAEFSALLDAYFPGARSTYITPAFRASLASGGARGFDEFEDLLSLLLQYRGDGSEQTRWLAYAITACCMGDDHLWQDMGLPTRQALSELLQAHFPELHARNTGGMRWKKFFYKQLCERNGSFVCRSPSCAVCSEYANCFGPEEDGAWQPEKR from the coding sequence ATGTTGGCCAGAAATGATTATGTCAGCTATGACCCGCTGTTGATCCATGCCCGGGATCCCGCCGATCCGGTCACCCTGGCCTTTGCATCCGCCATAGGACTGGCCCGCAGTTCCTCGCGCATGCCGGGCAAGGGCGGCTTCGGCCTGGATCTCGCCGAGTTCAGCGCGCTGTTGGACGCTTATTTTCCTGGCGCTCGCAGCACCTACATCACGCCGGCGTTCCGCGCTTCCCTGGCTTCCGGCGGCGCGCGCGGATTCGACGAGTTCGAGGACCTGCTGAGCCTGCTCCTGCAGTACCGGGGCGACGGGAGCGAGCAGACCCGCTGGCTGGCCTACGCCATCACCGCCTGCTGCATGGGCGATGACCATTTGTGGCAGGACATGGGGCTGCCCACCCGGCAAGCCCTGTCGGAACTGTTGCAGGCGCATTTCCCGGAGCTGCATGCCCGCAATACCGGAGGCATGCGCTGGAAGAAGTTCTTTTACAAGCAGCTGTGCGAGCGGAACGGGTCCTTCGTCTGCCGCTCGCCGAGTTGTGCCGTTTGCAGTGAATACGCCAATTGTTTTGGCCCGGAGGAGGATGGCGCATGGCAGCCGGAGAAGCGATAG
- a CDS encoding NifX-associated nitrogen fixation protein: MPEAAVAVEAAPTASPMESVFVKELVKQWRAQDSYGAWEGKSDEDLLEPYILTKEKRKEIPIIGDPDPETLWRMELYYNAIGLSIERASGIMVSPMMKMSHEGFGRQILIAGRLIVLNKQLRDVHRFGFPSMEKLAEEGEKAVAAALQMIETYPAVANYG, from the coding sequence ATGCCTGAAGCAGCTGTCGCGGTGGAAGCCGCACCCACCGCATCGCCCATGGAGTCGGTGTTCGTCAAGGAACTGGTCAAGCAGTGGCGCGCCCAGGATTCCTATGGCGCCTGGGAAGGCAAGAGCGACGAGGATTTGCTCGAGCCGTACATCCTGACCAAGGAGAAGCGCAAGGAAATCCCCATCATCGGGGACCCGGACCCGGAAACCCTGTGGCGCATGGAGTTGTATTACAACGCCATCGGCCTGTCCATCGAGCGCGCCAGCGGCATCATGGTTTCGCCCATGATGAAGATGTCCCATGAGGGATTCGGCCGCCAGATCCTCATCGCCGGACGCTTGATCGTGCTGAACAAGCAGTTGCGCGACGTCCACCGCTTCGGTTTTCCCAGCATGGAGAAACTGGCGGAGGAAGGCGAGAAGGCCGTGGCCGCGGCCCTGCAGATGATCGAGACCTATCCGGCGGTGGCGAATTACGGCTAA